In a single window of the Bactrocera dorsalis isolate Fly_Bdor chromosome 2, ASM2337382v1, whole genome shotgun sequence genome:
- the LOC105228205 gene encoding peroxidase isoform X1, translating to MDTKTSLMISKTSIYIYIILVTRCLIYGFIKVSSSAYHIIHNDHPIQEVFGFLRENAPRYQSPPPPPILLSNRIQGTTSSAPTNPFAQFNPSYGAHFPTGGVAICAMAPPTCENSVYRTMDGSCNHLDNPALGVANSRYGRLLAPKYGDGISSPTRTLTGDDLPNARLISLVVFGEMDVPDPQFTLINMQWGQIMTHDMSMQAGGTQARKHPTRCCTDDGRLIASNEAPTTCYPIIVPPNDPAYSQVGTECLDFVRTLTDRDIKCLYEQGPAEQLTAVTSYADLSLVYGNSIQQNSEIRAFQGGRMSVDQRNGAEYLPPSRNASIDCDAAPPGEVCYQAGDIRVNQNPGLAILHTILLREHNRIADVLAKLNPHYNDRTLFQEARKINIAQYQHISYYEWLPIFLGSENMLKNKLIYKTSTKNFINDFDSAIDPSVLNEHATAAFRYFHSQIEGRLDLVSELRSVLGSLRLSDWMNRPSIIEVGDNFDSLTRGHSTQPEELTDINFDREIKHFLLRRNMPFGSDLRAIDIQRNRDHGLASYNDLREFCGVKRANRWEDYSDLIELDVIEKMKTLYASHEDVDLTVGGAVEAHVAGALAGPTFLCILTEQFYRTRVGDRFWYENGDSLTGFTEEQLSEIRKASIARLLCDNGNQIASMQPQAFILVSKSNPVMPCADIPQVDLTKWIDQKPFEPTSDTLNAIPYHYGK from the exons ATGGATACAAAGACTTCTTTG ATGATTTCTAAAACCAGCATATACATCTATATTATATTAGTGACAAGATGCCTAATTTATGGATTCATTAAAGTTTCAAGTTCAGCATACCATATTATCCACAATGATCATCCAATTCAAGAAGTGTTTGGATTTCTTCGAGAAAACGCGCCACGCTATCAAAGTCCGCCTCCGCCACCAATACTTCTTTCAAATAGAATACaagg CACAACGTCCTCTGCACCCACGAACCCATTTGCTCAGTTCAATCCCTCTTATGGCGCGCATTTTCCTACCGGTGGCGTAGCAATATGTGCTATGGCTCCTCCTACCTGCGAAAATTCGGTATATAGAACCATGGATGGATCCTGTAATCATCTGGATAACCCCGCATTGGGAGTTGCGAATTCAAG GTACGGACGCCTTTTAGCACCGAAATACGGAGATGGAATTTCATCACCAACGCGCACATTAACTGGAGATGATCTGCCAAATGCTAGACTCATTTCACTTGTTGTCTTCGGTGAGATGGACGTTCCAGACCCGCAATTTACTTTAATCAATATGCAATGGGGTCAGATAATGACACACGATATGAGTATGCAGGCAGGAGGAACGCAAGCCA GAAAACATCCAACTCGCTGCTGTACTGACGATGGTCGTTTAATAGCATCGAATGAAGCTCCCACAACATGCTATCCTATAATTGTGCCGCCCAATGATCCCGCATACTCTCAAGTAGGAACTGAGTGTCTGGACTTCGTGCGAACACTAACAGATCGTGACATTAAATGCCTATATGAACAAGGCCCAGCAGAACAGTTGACTGCTGTGACATCATATGCTGATCTCTCATTAGTTTATGGAAATTCTATACAACAAAATAGTGAGATACGGGCTTTTCAAGGCGGTCGCATGTCAGTTGATCAAAGGAATGGTGCAGAATACTTACCCCCTTCTCGAAATGCTTCTATCGATTGTGATGCTGCTCCACCAGGGGAGGTCTGTTATCAAGCTGGTGACATTCGTGTAAATCAAAATCCTGGTTTGGCCATTTTACATACTATTTTACTCAGAGAACACAATCGCATTGCCGATGTACTGGCTAAACTTAATCCTCATTACAATGATCGCACACTATTCCAAGAGGcacgcaaaataaatattgcccAATACCAACATATTAGTTACTACGAGTGGTTGCCCATATTCCTTGGATcagaaaatatgttaaaaaacaaactaatttacaaaacctcaaccaaaaatttcattaaCGATTTTGATAGCGCAATTGATCCATCAGTCTTGAATGAACATGCGACTGCAGCTTTTAGATATTTCCATTCACAAATAGAAGGTCGTCTTGa TTTGGTTTCTGAATTGCGATCAGTTTTGGGATCACTTCGCTTAAGCGATTGGATGAACCGCCCATCCATAATTGAGGTTGGCGACAATTTTGACTCATTAACCCGAGGCCATTCAACACAACCCGAGGAGCTTACCGACATCAATTTCGACAGAGAG ATAAAGCACTTTTTATTGAGACGCAACATGCCTTTCGGAAGTGATTTGAGAGCAATTGATATCCAGCGAAATCGGGACCATGGATTGGCGTCTTACAACGATTTAAGAGAATTTTGTGGAGTAAAGAGAGCAAATAGATGGGAGGATTACAGCGATCTTATTGAACTCGAT gttattgaaaaaatgaaaacctTGTACGCAAGCCACGAGGATGTAGATCTGACGGTGGGAGGAGCTGTGGAGGCTCATGTGGCTGGCGCACTTGCTGGTCCTACATTCCTTTGCATTCTTACAGAACAATTCTATCGTACACGTGTTGGTGATCGTTTCTGGTACGAAAATGGTGACTCATTAACTGGTTTTACTGaag AACAACTATCTGAAATTCGCAAAGCCAGCATAGCCCGTTTATTGTGTGATAATGGAAATCAAATCGCATCAATGCAGCCACAAGCTTTCATACTCGTTTCTAAATC AAACCCCGTTATGCCATGCGCAGATATTCCTCAAGTAGATTTGACAAAGTGGATTGATCAGAAACCATTTGAGCCCACAAGTGATACTTTAAATGCAATTCCATATCATTATGgtaaatga
- the LOC105228205 gene encoding peroxidase isoform X4 yields MISKTSIYIYIILVTRCLIYGFIKVSSSAYHIIHNDHPIQEVFGFLRENAPRYQSPPPPPILLSNRIQGTTSSAPTNPFAQFNPSYGAHFPTGGVAICAMAPPTCENSVYRTMDGSCNHLDNPALGVANSRYGRLLAPKYGDGISSPTRTLTGDDLPNARLISLVVFGEMDVPDPQFTLINMQWGQIMTHDMSMQAGGTQARKHPTRCCTDDGRLIASNEAPTTCYPIIVPPNDPAYSQVGTECLDFVRTLTDRDIKCLYEQGPAEQLTAVTSYADLSLVYGNSIQQNSEIRAFQGGRMSVDQRNGAEYLPPSRNASIDCDAAPPGEVCYQAGDIRVNQNPGLAILHTILLREHNRIADVLAKLNPHYNDRTLFQEARKINIAQYQHISYYEWLPIFLGSENMLKNKLIYKTSTKNFINDFDSAIDPSVLNEHATAAFRYFHSQIEGRLDLVSELRSVLGSLRLSDWMNRPSIIEVGDNFDSLTRGHSTQPEELTDINFDREIKHFLLRRNMPFGSDLRAIDIQRNRDHGLASYNDLREFCGVKRANRWEDYSDLIELDVIEKMKTLYASHEDVDLTVGGAVEAHVAGALAGPTFLCILTEQFYRTRVGDRFWYENGDSLTGFTEEQLSEIRKASIARLLCDNGNQIASMQPQAFILVSKSNPVMPCADIPQVDLTKWIDQKPFEPTSDTLNAIPYHYGK; encoded by the exons ATGATTTCTAAAACCAGCATATACATCTATATTATATTAGTGACAAGATGCCTAATTTATGGATTCATTAAAGTTTCAAGTTCAGCATACCATATTATCCACAATGATCATCCAATTCAAGAAGTGTTTGGATTTCTTCGAGAAAACGCGCCACGCTATCAAAGTCCGCCTCCGCCACCAATACTTCTTTCAAATAGAATACaagg CACAACGTCCTCTGCACCCACGAACCCATTTGCTCAGTTCAATCCCTCTTATGGCGCGCATTTTCCTACCGGTGGCGTAGCAATATGTGCTATGGCTCCTCCTACCTGCGAAAATTCGGTATATAGAACCATGGATGGATCCTGTAATCATCTGGATAACCCCGCATTGGGAGTTGCGAATTCAAG GTACGGACGCCTTTTAGCACCGAAATACGGAGATGGAATTTCATCACCAACGCGCACATTAACTGGAGATGATCTGCCAAATGCTAGACTCATTTCACTTGTTGTCTTCGGTGAGATGGACGTTCCAGACCCGCAATTTACTTTAATCAATATGCAATGGGGTCAGATAATGACACACGATATGAGTATGCAGGCAGGAGGAACGCAAGCCA GAAAACATCCAACTCGCTGCTGTACTGACGATGGTCGTTTAATAGCATCGAATGAAGCTCCCACAACATGCTATCCTATAATTGTGCCGCCCAATGATCCCGCATACTCTCAAGTAGGAACTGAGTGTCTGGACTTCGTGCGAACACTAACAGATCGTGACATTAAATGCCTATATGAACAAGGCCCAGCAGAACAGTTGACTGCTGTGACATCATATGCTGATCTCTCATTAGTTTATGGAAATTCTATACAACAAAATAGTGAGATACGGGCTTTTCAAGGCGGTCGCATGTCAGTTGATCAAAGGAATGGTGCAGAATACTTACCCCCTTCTCGAAATGCTTCTATCGATTGTGATGCTGCTCCACCAGGGGAGGTCTGTTATCAAGCTGGTGACATTCGTGTAAATCAAAATCCTGGTTTGGCCATTTTACATACTATTTTACTCAGAGAACACAATCGCATTGCCGATGTACTGGCTAAACTTAATCCTCATTACAATGATCGCACACTATTCCAAGAGGcacgcaaaataaatattgcccAATACCAACATATTAGTTACTACGAGTGGTTGCCCATATTCCTTGGATcagaaaatatgttaaaaaacaaactaatttacaaaacctcaaccaaaaatttcattaaCGATTTTGATAGCGCAATTGATCCATCAGTCTTGAATGAACATGCGACTGCAGCTTTTAGATATTTCCATTCACAAATAGAAGGTCGTCTTGa TTTGGTTTCTGAATTGCGATCAGTTTTGGGATCACTTCGCTTAAGCGATTGGATGAACCGCCCATCCATAATTGAGGTTGGCGACAATTTTGACTCATTAACCCGAGGCCATTCAACACAACCCGAGGAGCTTACCGACATCAATTTCGACAGAGAG ATAAAGCACTTTTTATTGAGACGCAACATGCCTTTCGGAAGTGATTTGAGAGCAATTGATATCCAGCGAAATCGGGACCATGGATTGGCGTCTTACAACGATTTAAGAGAATTTTGTGGAGTAAAGAGAGCAAATAGATGGGAGGATTACAGCGATCTTATTGAACTCGAT gttattgaaaaaatgaaaacctTGTACGCAAGCCACGAGGATGTAGATCTGACGGTGGGAGGAGCTGTGGAGGCTCATGTGGCTGGCGCACTTGCTGGTCCTACATTCCTTTGCATTCTTACAGAACAATTCTATCGTACACGTGTTGGTGATCGTTTCTGGTACGAAAATGGTGACTCATTAACTGGTTTTACTGaag AACAACTATCTGAAATTCGCAAAGCCAGCATAGCCCGTTTATTGTGTGATAATGGAAATCAAATCGCATCAATGCAGCCACAAGCTTTCATACTCGTTTCTAAATC AAACCCCGTTATGCCATGCGCAGATATTCCTCAAGTAGATTTGACAAAGTGGATTGATCAGAAACCATTTGAGCCCACAAGTGATACTTTAAATGCAATTCCATATCATTATGgtaaatga
- the LOC105228205 gene encoding peroxidase isoform X2, whose amino-acid sequence MMISKTSIYIYIILVTRCLIYGFIKVSSSAYHIIHNDHPIQEVFGFLRENAPRYQSPPPPPILLSNRIQGTTSSAPTNPFAQFNPSYGAHFPTGGVAICAMAPPTCENSVYRTMDGSCNHLDNPALGVANSRYGRLLAPKYGDGISSPTRTLTGDDLPNARLISLVVFGEMDVPDPQFTLINMQWGQIMTHDMSMQAGGTQARKHPTRCCTDDGRLIASNEAPTTCYPIIVPPNDPAYSQVGTECLDFVRTLTDRDIKCLYEQGPAEQLTAVTSYADLSLVYGNSIQQNSEIRAFQGGRMSVDQRNGAEYLPPSRNASIDCDAAPPGEVCYQAGDIRVNQNPGLAILHTILLREHNRIADVLAKLNPHYNDRTLFQEARKINIAQYQHISYYEWLPIFLGSENMLKNKLIYKTSTKNFINDFDSAIDPSVLNEHATAAFRYFHSQIEGRLDLVSELRSVLGSLRLSDWMNRPSIIEVGDNFDSLTRGHSTQPEELTDINFDREIKHFLLRRNMPFGSDLRAIDIQRNRDHGLASYNDLREFCGVKRANRWEDYSDLIELDVIEKMKTLYASHEDVDLTVGGAVEAHVAGALAGPTFLCILTEQFYRTRVGDRFWYENGDSLTGFTEEQLSEIRKASIARLLCDNGNQIASMQPQAFILVSKSNPVMPCADIPQVDLTKWIDQKPFEPTSDTLNAIPYHYGK is encoded by the exons ATGATTTCTAAAACCAGCATATACATCTATATTATATTAGTGACAAGATGCCTAATTTATGGATTCATTAAAGTTTCAAGTTCAGCATACCATATTATCCACAATGATCATCCAATTCAAGAAGTGTTTGGATTTCTTCGAGAAAACGCGCCACGCTATCAAAGTCCGCCTCCGCCACCAATACTTCTTTCAAATAGAATACaagg CACAACGTCCTCTGCACCCACGAACCCATTTGCTCAGTTCAATCCCTCTTATGGCGCGCATTTTCCTACCGGTGGCGTAGCAATATGTGCTATGGCTCCTCCTACCTGCGAAAATTCGGTATATAGAACCATGGATGGATCCTGTAATCATCTGGATAACCCCGCATTGGGAGTTGCGAATTCAAG GTACGGACGCCTTTTAGCACCGAAATACGGAGATGGAATTTCATCACCAACGCGCACATTAACTGGAGATGATCTGCCAAATGCTAGACTCATTTCACTTGTTGTCTTCGGTGAGATGGACGTTCCAGACCCGCAATTTACTTTAATCAATATGCAATGGGGTCAGATAATGACACACGATATGAGTATGCAGGCAGGAGGAACGCAAGCCA GAAAACATCCAACTCGCTGCTGTACTGACGATGGTCGTTTAATAGCATCGAATGAAGCTCCCACAACATGCTATCCTATAATTGTGCCGCCCAATGATCCCGCATACTCTCAAGTAGGAACTGAGTGTCTGGACTTCGTGCGAACACTAACAGATCGTGACATTAAATGCCTATATGAACAAGGCCCAGCAGAACAGTTGACTGCTGTGACATCATATGCTGATCTCTCATTAGTTTATGGAAATTCTATACAACAAAATAGTGAGATACGGGCTTTTCAAGGCGGTCGCATGTCAGTTGATCAAAGGAATGGTGCAGAATACTTACCCCCTTCTCGAAATGCTTCTATCGATTGTGATGCTGCTCCACCAGGGGAGGTCTGTTATCAAGCTGGTGACATTCGTGTAAATCAAAATCCTGGTTTGGCCATTTTACATACTATTTTACTCAGAGAACACAATCGCATTGCCGATGTACTGGCTAAACTTAATCCTCATTACAATGATCGCACACTATTCCAAGAGGcacgcaaaataaatattgcccAATACCAACATATTAGTTACTACGAGTGGTTGCCCATATTCCTTGGATcagaaaatatgttaaaaaacaaactaatttacaaaacctcaaccaaaaatttcattaaCGATTTTGATAGCGCAATTGATCCATCAGTCTTGAATGAACATGCGACTGCAGCTTTTAGATATTTCCATTCACAAATAGAAGGTCGTCTTGa TTTGGTTTCTGAATTGCGATCAGTTTTGGGATCACTTCGCTTAAGCGATTGGATGAACCGCCCATCCATAATTGAGGTTGGCGACAATTTTGACTCATTAACCCGAGGCCATTCAACACAACCCGAGGAGCTTACCGACATCAATTTCGACAGAGAG ATAAAGCACTTTTTATTGAGACGCAACATGCCTTTCGGAAGTGATTTGAGAGCAATTGATATCCAGCGAAATCGGGACCATGGATTGGCGTCTTACAACGATTTAAGAGAATTTTGTGGAGTAAAGAGAGCAAATAGATGGGAGGATTACAGCGATCTTATTGAACTCGAT gttattgaaaaaatgaaaacctTGTACGCAAGCCACGAGGATGTAGATCTGACGGTGGGAGGAGCTGTGGAGGCTCATGTGGCTGGCGCACTTGCTGGTCCTACATTCCTTTGCATTCTTACAGAACAATTCTATCGTACACGTGTTGGTGATCGTTTCTGGTACGAAAATGGTGACTCATTAACTGGTTTTACTGaag AACAACTATCTGAAATTCGCAAAGCCAGCATAGCCCGTTTATTGTGTGATAATGGAAATCAAATCGCATCAATGCAGCCACAAGCTTTCATACTCGTTTCTAAATC AAACCCCGTTATGCCATGCGCAGATATTCCTCAAGTAGATTTGACAAAGTGGATTGATCAGAAACCATTTGAGCCCACAAGTGATACTTTAAATGCAATTCCATATCATTATGgtaaatga